In Risungbinella massiliensis, a single window of DNA contains:
- the ppaX gene encoding pyrophosphatase PpaX — protein sequence MKRYQAVLFDLDGTLIDTNELIVSSFLHTLDQHTPRKYSREDVLAIMGKPLLEQMQIFDTKQAEEMVRTYQTYNVEKHDELVRDFPRVREVLHDLYQEGVILAVVSNKRRKVVEMGLKLYGLDQWMSSIVCAGEGIPAKPKPDMLQLALKELDIHASEALMVGDTKYDMIAGKLAGVDQVAVGWSLHPEELRKESPSYWIEDMLELRNVVLGEAGQ from the coding sequence GTGAAACGTTACCAAGCGGTTTTATTTGATTTAGATGGAACTTTGATTGATACAAATGAACTGATTGTCTCGTCATTTTTACATACTTTGGATCAACATACTCCTAGAAAGTATTCACGTGAAGATGTACTCGCGATCATGGGTAAACCTTTGTTAGAACAGATGCAAATCTTTGATACCAAACAAGCCGAAGAGATGGTGCGAACCTATCAAACTTATAATGTTGAAAAACACGACGAATTAGTAAGAGACTTTCCACGGGTACGAGAAGTGCTCCATGATCTCTATCAAGAAGGGGTTATACTTGCTGTTGTGAGTAATAAGCGACGGAAAGTAGTAGAGATGGGGCTAAAACTTTATGGATTGGATCAATGGATGAGTAGTATCGTTTGTGCAGGAGAGGGGATTCCTGCCAAACCAAAGCCAGATATGTTGCAGTTGGCATTGAAGGAGCTGGATATTCATGCTTCAGAAGCCCTGATGGTAGGAGATACCAAATATGATATGATTGCTGGAAAATTGGCTGGAGTGGATCAAGTGGCAGTGGGATGGAGTTTGCATCCAGAGGAACTGCGTAAGGAATCTCCAAGTTATTGGATAGAAGATATGTTGGAGTTACGGAACGTGGTTTTAGGGGAAGCAGGCCAATGA
- the hprK gene encoding HPr(Ser) kinase/phosphatase has protein sequence MARKVTVHDIQKKFKLELICGEEYLSHIIHVSDLYRPGLELAGFFTYHPTERLQLLGRSELMFIKNLPDEERTDRLEKFCHPDIPCICITRDLPVPDELIAAAKKNGIPVLRTDMKTTSFTSKLTNFLEDCFAPTTTIHGVLVDVYGMGVVLMGDSGIGKSETALELVKRGHRLVADDAVEITLTEGNHLSGTSPDLIRYLLEIRGLGIINVMTLFGAGAVRNQKRISFVIRLENWQPDRQYDRLGLDEEKIRILEQELPQITVPVRPGRNLAIIIEVAAMNMRMKQLGHNAAEQFVKKLGDTIESEDLE, from the coding sequence GTGGCAAGAAAAGTAACAGTACATGATATCCAGAAAAAATTTAAACTCGAGTTGATTTGTGGCGAAGAATATCTCTCCCATATCATTCACGTTAGCGACTTATATCGACCTGGGTTAGAGCTTGCCGGTTTTTTTACATACCATCCGACTGAACGCCTTCAACTGCTAGGCAGGTCGGAGCTGATGTTTATTAAGAACCTACCAGACGAAGAACGGACTGACCGTCTCGAGAAATTTTGTCATCCAGATATACCTTGTATTTGTATCACCCGAGACTTACCTGTACCAGATGAGCTAATTGCAGCAGCCAAGAAAAATGGAATACCCGTATTGCGTACGGATATGAAAACAACATCGTTTACCAGTAAGTTGACCAATTTCTTAGAAGACTGTTTCGCTCCTACGACCACTATTCATGGTGTTTTAGTAGATGTTTATGGGATGGGTGTAGTCCTGATGGGAGATAGCGGAATTGGAAAAAGTGAAACTGCACTTGAATTGGTGAAAAGAGGGCATCGATTGGTTGCAGATGATGCAGTAGAAATCACACTTACAGAAGGCAATCACTTATCAGGCACTTCCCCAGATTTAATCCGCTATTTGTTGGAGATTCGGGGTTTGGGGATTATTAATGTGATGACGTTATTTGGAGCAGGAGCAGTTCGAAACCAGAAGCGTATTTCTTTTGTAATTCGCTTGGAAAACTGGCAACCAGACCGTCAGTACGATCGGTTAGGCTTGGACGAAGAGAAAATTCGTATATTAGAACAGGAATTGCCACAGATTACGGTACCTGTTCGTCCAGGACGAAACCTAGCGATTATCATTGAAGTAGCGGCGATGAATATGAGAATGAAGCAACTAGGTCATAACGCAGCTGAGCAGTTTGTTAAAAAGTTGGGAGATACCATCGAATCGGAGGATCTAGAATAA
- a CDS encoding phage holin family protein produces MFILRPIIRILVTAITVLIISHYIPGIQVENFTGAILFAVVFGVINIVIKPIVKFFALPIRLLTLGLFTFVINALLFMLTSYFIDAVEVDGFLPALYASLIVSIVTVVLNSFLKNK; encoded by the coding sequence TTGTTTATTTTACGCCCAATAATCCGGATCTTAGTTACCGCGATAACTGTACTTATCATCTCTCATTATATTCCAGGAATCCAAGTAGAAAACTTTACAGGCGCTATCCTGTTTGCAGTCGTTTTCGGAGTAATTAACATCGTAATCAAACCTATTGTCAAGTTTTTCGCCTTACCTATTAGACTTTTAACGCTAGGCCTCTTTACATTTGTAATCAATGCACTATTGTTCATGCTAACAAGCTACTTTATTGATGCAGTAGAAGTTGATGGCTTTCTACCAGCTCTATACGCCTCGCTCATTGTATCAATTGTCACCGTGGTTTTAAATTCTTTTCTTAAAAATAAGTAG
- the lgt gene encoding prolipoprotein diacylglyceryl transferase, whose product MIDKVAFSIGPLHIHWYGIIMGTAALLGVYLATREAKRRGLNPDLVLDLVLWILPAAIVGARIYFVIFQWDYYSMHPAEIPAVWLGGLAIHGGLIGAFIAAYFFIRKHKLPFLALADLIIPSVLLGQAIGRWGNFINQEAHGGPVSRATLEGLHIPNWILDNMNIAGVTYHPTFLYESLWNLAGFLILVGMRYWNPRRGEILFTYLIWYSLGRFYIEGLRTDSLAFDGSNWLVSLMDVIWSPMSLLFEPGSMSYGNVRIAQLMSLLLVLLGILLILIRRGKGLATESYQDFPTVQYPINKQGSVKDQPKKSGKKKEKKKRK is encoded by the coding sequence ATGATCGATAAAGTCGCTTTTTCAATAGGACCTCTTCATATTCACTGGTATGGAATTATTATGGGAACAGCTGCCTTACTTGGAGTCTATTTAGCAACCCGTGAAGCAAAACGTCGGGGACTTAATCCGGATCTTGTACTAGATTTGGTATTGTGGATTTTACCTGCTGCCATCGTAGGAGCACGAATCTATTTTGTTATATTTCAATGGGACTATTACTCGATGCATCCAGCAGAGATCCCAGCTGTGTGGCTTGGGGGTCTTGCAATTCATGGAGGTTTAATTGGTGCATTCATAGCAGCCTACTTTTTTATCCGGAAACACAAACTACCGTTCCTTGCGCTTGCTGATCTAATTATTCCAAGTGTCTTGCTGGGGCAAGCGATTGGAAGATGGGGTAACTTTATTAATCAAGAAGCACATGGTGGACCTGTATCGAGGGCGACTTTAGAGGGTCTACATATTCCGAACTGGATTTTAGATAATATGAATATTGCGGGTGTAACGTACCATCCTACCTTTTTATATGAATCTCTTTGGAATTTGGCAGGGTTTTTGATATTGGTTGGGATGAGATATTGGAACCCAAGACGGGGAGAAATTTTGTTCACCTACCTCATCTGGTATTCATTGGGACGTTTCTATATTGAAGGACTCAGAACCGATAGCCTTGCGTTTGATGGGTCAAACTGGCTCGTCTCCCTCATGGATGTTATCTGGTCGCCAATGAGCCTCTTATTTGAGCCGGGTTCAATGTCTTATGGAAATGTACGAATTGCCCAGTTGATGAGCCTTTTATTGGTTTTATTGGGAATTTTGTTGATCTTGATTCGTCGAGGAAAAGGGCTTGCCACGGAGTCTTATCAAGATTTTCCTACTGTACAATATCCGATCAACAAGCAAGGATCTGTGAAGGATCAACCAAAGAAAAGCGGGAAGAAGAAAGAGAAAAAGAAACGAAAATAA
- the gnd gene encoding phosphogluconate dehydrogenase (NAD(+)-dependent, decarboxylating), which produces MKLGMIGLGKMGYNLALNLLDHQHQVVTYDVHPEPVQDLEKKGATPAYTIQEVVSQLEAPRTIWMMVPAGKIVDNVILDIVPHLEKGDLLIDGGNSHYKDTLRRQTELAEHGISYMDVGTSGGTEGARHGGCFMIGADKESFARVEEMIRDLSVENGYLYAGPTGSGHFLKMVHNGIEYGMMQAIGEGFEVLDKSPFDYDFEQVARVWANGSVIRSWLMDLTQNAFSKDPKLEGIRGIMNASGEGQWTVEAALDLKATAPIIAMSLFMRYASQETDTFHGKVVAALRNEFGGHEVIKS; this is translated from the coding sequence TTGAAATTAGGCATGATCGGACTTGGAAAAATGGGCTATAATTTGGCACTCAATCTTTTAGACCACCAGCATCAAGTGGTTACATATGATGTACATCCAGAACCTGTCCAAGATTTAGAGAAAAAAGGTGCAACCCCAGCTTACACTATTCAGGAAGTAGTTAGCCAACTTGAAGCTCCTCGCACCATTTGGATGATGGTGCCTGCTGGAAAAATTGTGGATAATGTAATCCTCGACATCGTTCCACATTTAGAAAAAGGTGATCTACTCATTGATGGCGGAAATTCTCATTATAAAGATACCCTTCGCCGTCAGACGGAACTAGCCGAACACGGAATATCCTATATGGATGTTGGAACTTCTGGTGGTACTGAAGGAGCACGTCATGGTGGCTGCTTTATGATTGGTGCAGATAAAGAATCATTTGCGCGTGTAGAAGAAATGATCCGCGATCTTTCTGTAGAAAATGGTTATCTATATGCTGGACCAACTGGCAGTGGGCATTTCCTCAAAATGGTTCACAATGGAATCGAATATGGTATGATGCAAGCGATTGGAGAGGGCTTTGAAGTATTAGACAAGAGTCCTTTTGACTATGATTTTGAACAGGTCGCTCGAGTCTGGGCAAACGGCTCCGTAATCCGTAGCTGGCTGATGGATTTAACTCAAAATGCGTTCTCGAAAGATCCGAAGTTAGAAGGAATTCGTGGGATCATGAATGCTTCGGGAGAAGGACAATGGACAGTCGAAGCAGCCCTAGATTTAAAAGCCACTGCTCCTATTATCGCAATGTCTCTCTTTATGCGCTATGCTTCCCAAGAAACCGATACTTTCCATGGAAAAGTAGTTGCAGCACTGCGTAATGAGTTCGGAGGACACGAAGTAATCAAATCGTAA
- a CDS encoding TIGR03943 family putative permease subunit → MKSWLRTFICFGLAFFMLELLMTGEISLYISPRLNWLVAVGIVLLVVLGVVQLWNLKKQDMHRIGAWGYVMAIIPMLLLLFVAPKTLDASSVQKKGMNIASMQQPVEIAKDQGDPYLPIAEKLAKEPVITFTEKDYVEIINTINMYPDRLKGKKVKMHGFVYRDESLKPDEFVLGRFMVSCCTADGVVTGFLIQTDQAGTFRNDQWIEIDGSVETEVVDGIPYPIIKLNNFKQIEPMKDPYVYVNY, encoded by the coding sequence ATGAAATCTTGGCTTCGTACCTTTATCTGTTTTGGATTAGCGTTTTTCATGCTCGAGCTACTGATGACTGGTGAGATTTCCCTTTATATCAGTCCAAGGCTAAACTGGCTGGTAGCAGTAGGTATTGTTTTATTAGTCGTATTGGGTGTCGTACAACTTTGGAATCTGAAAAAACAAGATATGCATCGTATTGGAGCTTGGGGATATGTAATGGCAATTATCCCGATGCTACTGCTGTTATTTGTAGCTCCCAAAACGTTAGATGCTAGTTCCGTACAGAAAAAAGGAATGAATATCGCTTCCATGCAACAACCTGTCGAAATTGCAAAAGATCAGGGGGATCCATATCTTCCGATTGCGGAGAAATTAGCGAAAGAGCCCGTTATCACGTTTACAGAAAAAGATTATGTAGAGATTATCAATACGATTAATATGTATCCCGATCGCCTAAAAGGAAAAAAGGTGAAAATGCACGGTTTTGTTTATCGGGATGAGTCTCTCAAGCCGGATGAATTTGTTCTTGGGCGTTTTATGGTTTCGTGTTGTACGGCAGATGGAGTTGTGACGGGTTTTTTAATTCAGACAGATCAAGCAGGTACATTCCGAAATGATCAGTGGATTGAGATAGATGGAAGTGTCGAAACTGAAGTAGTAGATGGAATACCATATCCAATCATCAAACTAAACAACTTTAAGCAGATTGAACCAATGAAAGACCCTTATGTGTATGTTAATTACTAA